A window of the Polypterus senegalus isolate Bchr_013 chromosome 4, ASM1683550v1, whole genome shotgun sequence genome harbors these coding sequences:
- the helt gene encoding hairy and enhancer of split-related protein helt isoform X1, with amino-acid sequence MTVQYLRALHSSDFPRGREKGELLAEFANYFHYGYHECMKNLVHYLTTVERMETKDTKYARILAFLQSKSHFVTEPLFSSLAALPDPTEYMCQLHSTSDFQTHSASDSIFPQSHGHFSWHNTTRSPALAYLPNAVVPQVQQQQQQTGTWLSPVQGLEQHYLNLLGHSHGPAFSLHSAQHAAM; translated from the exons ATGACAGTTCAGTATCTCAGAGCATTGCATTCTTCGGATTTTCCACGGGGCAGAGAGAAAG GAGAGCTCTTGGCAGAATTTGCCAATTATTTTCACTACGGCTATCATGAATGCATGAAAAACCTGGTACACTACTTAACCACGGTGGAGAGGATGGAGACGAAGGACACCAAGTACGCCCGCATCCTGGCTTTCCTGCAGTCAAAGTCGCACTTTGTAACGGAACCATTGTTCAGCTCCCTCGCTGCCCTGCCGGATCCCACCGAGTACATGTGCCAGCTCCACTCCACTTCGGACTTTCAGACGCACAGCGCCAGTGACTCAATTTTTCCACAAAGCCACGGACATTTCTCTTGGCACAACACTACCAGGAGCCCGGCTCTTGCGTACTTACCAAATGCAGTCGTGCCACAGgtgcagcagcaacagcagcagacTGGGACCTGGTTGTCACCGGTCCAGGGGCTCGAGCAGCACTACTTGAACCTGCTGGGACATTCGCATGGTCCCGCATTCAGCCTGCACAGTGCGCAGCACGCTGCCATGTGA
- the helt gene encoding hairy and enhancer of split-related protein helt isoform X2, whose protein sequence is MSHTTFAGPQHCKANGELLAEFANYFHYGYHECMKNLVHYLTTVERMETKDTKYARILAFLQSKSHFVTEPLFSSLAALPDPTEYMCQLHSTSDFQTHSASDSIFPQSHGHFSWHNTTRSPALAYLPNAVVPQVQQQQQQTGTWLSPVQGLEQHYLNLLGHSHGPAFSLHSAQHAAM, encoded by the exons ATGTCACACACGACCTTCGCAGGACCTCAACACTGTAAGGCAAATG GAGAGCTCTTGGCAGAATTTGCCAATTATTTTCACTACGGCTATCATGAATGCATGAAAAACCTGGTACACTACTTAACCACGGTGGAGAGGATGGAGACGAAGGACACCAAGTACGCCCGCATCCTGGCTTTCCTGCAGTCAAAGTCGCACTTTGTAACGGAACCATTGTTCAGCTCCCTCGCTGCCCTGCCGGATCCCACCGAGTACATGTGCCAGCTCCACTCCACTTCGGACTTTCAGACGCACAGCGCCAGTGACTCAATTTTTCCACAAAGCCACGGACATTTCTCTTGGCACAACACTACCAGGAGCCCGGCTCTTGCGTACTTACCAAATGCAGTCGTGCCACAGgtgcagcagcaacagcagcagacTGGGACCTGGTTGTCACCGGTCCAGGGGCTCGAGCAGCACTACTTGAACCTGCTGGGACATTCGCATGGTCCCGCATTCAGCCTGCACAGTGCGCAGCACGCTGCCATGTGA